One window of Nymphaea colorata isolate Beijing-Zhang1983 chromosome 1, ASM883128v2, whole genome shotgun sequence genomic DNA carries:
- the LOC116246469 gene encoding 60S ribosomal protein L9-like, translated as MKTILASQTMDIPEEVTLTVKAKFVKVVGPRGTLTRDFKHLSLDFQLIEGGRKLKVDAWFGSRRTMAAIRTAISHIQNLITGVTKGYRYKMRFVYAHFPINASITNSNQSIEIRNFLGEKRVRKVDMLEGVTVIRSEKVKDELVLDGNDVELVSRSAALINQKCHVKNKDIRKFLDGIYVSEKGTIVTDEA; from the exons ATGAAGACGATCCTGGCGTCTCAGACTATGGATATCCCCGAGGAGGTGACCCTCACTGTGAAGGCTAAGTTCGTGAAGGTGGTGGGGCCGAGGGGCACCCTCACCCGGGACTTCAAGCACCTCAGCCTCGACTTCCAACTCATCGAGGGAGGCCGCAAGCTCAAGGTGGACGCCTGGTTTGGGTCAAGGCGCACGATGGCCGCCATCCGCACCGCCATCAGCCACATCCAGAACCTGATCACCGGTGTCACCAAGGGCTACCGGTACAAGATGCGCTTCGTCTACGCTCACTTCCCCATCAACGCCAGCATCACCAACTCAAACCAATCCATCGAGATCAGGAACTTTCTTGGCGAGAAGCGG GTGAGGAAGGTAGACATGTTAGAAGGCGTGACTGTTATTCGTTCAGAGAAGGTTAAGGATGAACTGGTATTGGACGGGAACGATGTTGAGCTTGTTTCTAGATCGGCCGCATTGATAAATCAG AAATGCCATGTGAAGAACAAGGACATAAGAAAGTTCCTTGATGGTATCTACGTGAGTGAGAAGGGAACAATTGTGACTGATGAGGCATAA